The proteins below come from a single Zhouia spongiae genomic window:
- a CDS encoding solute:sodium symporter family transporter: MAILSFIGFTLLVGVIAYLATRKTNEKTSDGYFLGGRSLTAGVVAGSLLLTNLSTEQIVGLNGAAYSEGILVMAWETLAAIAMVITAIFLLPRYLKGGLTTVPQFLETRYDKATKTIASGLFLLGYIVILLPIVLYSGSLAISTMFNIPELLGVSHDTSIWITVWGIGIVGSVYAIFGGLKAVAVSDSINAIGLLTGGLLIPIFGLLYIGDGSIGEGITKLVEHAPDKFNSMGTATASVPFSTIFTGMMLVQLFYWGTNQAIIQRALAAKNLKEGQKGLMLAAFIKILGPLIVVLPGIIAFYIFGADLETPDQAYPMLVNKVLPTVWIGFFAAVLFGAILSSFNSGLNSAVTLFSIDFYKEYIDKNASEVKIIKNGKYFGILLAVFSMLIAPLIAKAPQGLFGYLQEVNGCYSIPILTIIVVGYLTKRVPAIAAKIGILSGCILYIISQFVIKPIVSANAVEKAKAAGILDEDRLAEIATLAYPHYLHVMAILFVTNVAIMLLIGKLYPRSTDFELEYTKQVDITPYKHAAIAGTIISLIVIGIYIYFS; this comes from the coding sequence ATGGCAATACTTTCATTTATTGGATTTACCTTATTGGTAGGGGTTATAGCATATTTAGCTACGCGTAAAACTAATGAAAAAACAAGCGATGGATATTTTTTAGGAGGACGGAGCTTAACGGCAGGGGTCGTAGCCGGTTCTTTATTGCTAACCAACTTGTCGACAGAACAAATCGTAGGTCTGAATGGAGCGGCTTACTCCGAAGGCATTTTGGTAATGGCATGGGAAACCCTAGCAGCCATAGCAATGGTCATTACAGCCATTTTTCTGTTGCCAAGATATCTGAAAGGAGGGTTAACAACAGTACCACAATTTTTAGAAACCAGGTATGATAAGGCAACAAAGACGATTGCATCCGGTTTGTTCTTACTGGGATATATTGTGATCTTACTTCCAATAGTGCTTTATTCAGGTTCTCTGGCAATAAGCACCATGTTTAATATTCCCGAATTGTTAGGAGTATCGCATGATACATCCATTTGGATAACCGTATGGGGAATAGGTATTGTAGGATCTGTTTATGCCATCTTCGGAGGTCTGAAGGCTGTGGCTGTTTCCGATAGTATTAATGCTATAGGTCTATTGACCGGAGGACTCCTGATTCCGATTTTTGGGTTATTGTACATAGGAGACGGTTCGATTGGCGAAGGGATTACCAAACTGGTGGAGCATGCACCGGATAAATTTAACTCGATGGGAACGGCTACTGCTTCTGTGCCTTTTTCGACCATTTTCACGGGAATGATGTTAGTACAACTTTTTTACTGGGGTACTAATCAGGCTATTATTCAAAGAGCTTTAGCTGCAAAAAACCTGAAAGAGGGACAAAAAGGATTAATGCTCGCAGCGTTTATTAAAATACTCGGGCCTTTAATTGTGGTGTTGCCCGGTATTATTGCCTTTTATATTTTCGGTGCAGATCTGGAAACTCCGGATCAGGCATACCCGATGTTGGTGAACAAAGTACTTCCGACAGTATGGATAGGATTCTTTGCAGCAGTTTTGTTCGGAGCAATCTTAAGTTCATTCAATAGCGGCTTGAATAGTGCAGTTACACTTTTCAGCATTGATTTTTATAAGGAATATATAGACAAGAATGCTTCTGAGGTTAAAATTATCAAGAACGGAAAGTATTTTGGGATCTTATTGGCAGTATTTTCAATGCTTATAGCTCCGCTTATTGCCAAGGCACCCCAAGGACTGTTCGGTTATTTACAAGAAGTAAACGGATGTTATAGTATCCCTATCCTGACAATTATTGTTGTGGGATACCTAACTAAACGCGTACCGGCAATTGCAGCTAAAATCGGAATCCTTTCAGGGTGTATTTTATATATAATAAGTCAGTTTGTTATCAAGCCGATAGTGTCAGCAAATGCTGTTGAAAAAGCAAAAGCGGCAGGAATATTAGATGAAGACAGGCTTGCAGAAATTGCTACTTTGGCATATCCGCATTATTTGCATGTCATGGCTATTTTGTTTGTAACCAATGTAGCGATCATGCTTCTTATCGGTAAGCTATATCCGAGGAGTACAGATTTTGAACTGGAATATACAAAGCAAGTGGATATTACTCCATATAAACACGCTGCCATCGCAGGAACAATTATCAGTTTGATAGTAATTGGTATATATATATACTTTTCATAA
- a CDS encoding pentapeptide repeat-containing protein produces MSLNYIDDQHYEGINYMDQLFEKADYEDCTFTSCIFSNVNLSNINFTDCKFVDCDLSGVQINNTVFNHVSFKGCKLLGLAFDSCNDYMFAVSFEECQLDMSSFYKRILKKSGFTGCKLVGVDFTRADLQEAIFDRCDLKASIFENTNLNKTDFRTSFNLSMNPVANKMTGALFSKDNALGLLDSFKVIIE; encoded by the coding sequence ATGAGTTTAAATTATATCGATGATCAGCATTATGAAGGGATTAATTATATGGACCAGCTTTTTGAAAAAGCAGACTATGAGGATTGTACTTTTACAAGCTGTATCTTTTCAAATGTAAACCTGTCGAATATTAATTTTACGGACTGTAAGTTTGTGGATTGTGATTTGAGCGGTGTACAAATTAATAATACGGTTTTTAATCATGTTTCTTTTAAAGGGTGTAAGCTTTTAGGACTTGCATTCGATTCCTGCAATGACTATATGTTTGCGGTCAGTTTTGAAGAATGCCAGCTGGATATGTCGTCATTTTATAAGCGTATTCTCAAAAAGTCCGGGTTTACCGGTTGTAAGTTGGTCGGTGTTGATTTTACCCGGGCAGATCTTCAGGAAGCAATTTTTGACAGATGCGATCTTAAAGCATCAATTTTCGAGAATACAAACCTAAACAAAACAGACTTCAGGACATCTTTTAATTTATCGATGAATCCGGTCGCGAATAAAATGACGGGAGCATTATTCTCAAAGGACAATGCCCTGGGGTTATTAGATTCTTTTAAGGTGATCATTGAATAA